A stretch of Microtus pennsylvanicus isolate mMicPen1 chromosome 5, mMicPen1.hap1, whole genome shotgun sequence DNA encodes these proteins:
- the Cd2bp2 gene encoding CD2 antigen cytoplasmic tail-binding protein 2: MPKRKVTFQGVGDEDDEDELSVPKKKLVDPVAGAGGPGSRFKGKHSLDSDEEDDDDEGSSKYDILASEDVEGQEAATLPSEGGVRITPFNLQEEMEEGHFDADGNYFLNQDAQIRDSWLDNIDWVKIKERPPDKHQVSDSEEEDGVGQTPMSAQALLEGLLELLLPRETVAGALRRLGARGGGKGDSKGPGRPNSPQRLDRLSGLADQMVARGNLGVYQETRERLAMRLKGLGCRTQGSHDPTPPPSLDMFAEEVTEGELETPTPTHKGDAEAVGDGLMDVMWEYKWENTGDAELYGPFTSAQMQTWVSEGYFPDGVYCRKLDPPGGQFYNSKRIDFDLYT, from the exons ATGCCAAAGAGGAAAGTGACTTTTCAAGGAGTAGGAGATGAGGATGATGAAGATGAACTCAGTGTTCCCAAAAAGAAG TTGGTGGACCCTGTGGCTGGAGCAGGGGGTCCTGGGAGCCGCTTCAAAGGCAAACACTCTTTAGACAGTGATGAGGAGGATGACGATGACGAAGGCTCCAGCAAGTATGATATCCTGGCCTCAGAGGATGTGGAAG GTCAGGAAGCAGCTACTCTCCCTAGTGAGGGGGGTGTGAGGATCACACCCTTCAACCtgcaggaagagatggaggaaggccacTTTGATGCTGACGGCAACTACTTCCTGAACCAGGACGCACAGATCCGAGACAGCTGGCTGGACAACATTGACTGG GTGAAGATCAAGGAGCGGCCACCTGATAAGCACCAGGTTTCAGACTCAGAGGAGGAAGACGGCGTGGGGCAGACTCCAATGAGTGCCCAAGCCCTCCTGGAGGGACTTTTAGAGCTGTTGTTGCCAAGAGAGACAGTGGCTGGGGCACTCAGGCGCCTGGGGGCCCGAGGAGGTGGCAAAGGGGACAGTAAGGGGCCTGGACGGCCCAATTCCCCGCAGCGCCTAGACCGGCTCTCTGGGTTGGCTGATCAAATGGTGGCTCGCGGCAATCTTGGTGTGTACCAGGAAACAAGGGAACGGTTGGCCATGCGACTGAAGGGGTTGGGGTGTCGGACCCAGGGATCCCATGACCCCACGCCTCCACCCTCCCTGGACATGTTTGCTGAGGAAGTGACAGAGGGGGAACTGGAAACCCCAACCCCTACCCATAAAGGAG ACGCAGAGGCCGTGGGAGATGGTCTGATGGACGTGATGTGGGAATACAAGTGGGAGAACACGGGAGATGCTGAGCTGTACGGACCGTTCACCAGTGCCCAGATGCAG ACCTGGGTGAGTGAGGGCTACTTCCCGGATGGTGTTTATTGCCGGAAGCTGGACCCTCCAGGTGGTCAGTTCTACAATTCCAAACGCATTGATTTTGATCTCTACACGTGA